Proteins encoded within one genomic window of Anastrepha ludens isolate Willacy chromosome 4, idAnaLude1.1, whole genome shotgun sequence:
- the LOC128860553 gene encoding coiled-coil-helix-coiled-coil-helix domain-containing protein 7: MPRNPNAERDNPCLREQELSFKCLSKYNYDRDKCEVFFANYNNCKEFWNKVRSDRRSKGIAPHLPPVEDRADIKAEYMKSKPPRD; this comes from the exons ATGCCACGGAACCCAAATGCAGAACGTGATAATCCCTGCTTGCGAGAACAAGAACTTTCGTTCAAATGCCTCAGCAAATACAATTATGACAGAGATAAGTGCGAAGTGTTTTTTGCAAACTATAATAATTGCAAGGAATTTTGG AATAAAGTGCGGTCCGATCGTCGGTCAAAGGGTATTGCGCCACACCTGCCACCTGTGGAAGATCGTGCAGATATCAAAGCCGAATATATGAAATCCAAACCACCGCGGGACTAA
- the LOC128860552 gene encoding distal membrane-arm assembly complex protein 2: MFRQITTHRNRQICLSIVAVRLQHLSSQPKSTHDGTKSSTLERIREELIADKEKLQWRKPVGERPGDWNSKLKVFGNSEQTSDYIIMMQKPINLSPSALKKWWRKRKERIEKHMQQYVSERHEILGPELAAAHFLLYRGGAVKFLHERNWMRANDDGEFDLPKKYHPAFKVEGLRCDNMTLYYEGLENLRNLQELKFLSFHNVRTFDDWCLDRVSASSYPKLEVLDISGTNCKTNGLSCLYRIPTLKLLIVNDPKESLEFELGCSMLQEVIPNLKVVNASSIHNL, from the coding sequence atgttccGTCAAATAACTACTCACAGGAATCGTCAAATTTGTTTGTCCATTGTTGCCGTACGCTTGCAGCATTTGTCATCTCAACCTAAGTCGACGCACGATGGCACAAAAAGTTCCACACTAGAACGCATACGAGAAGAATTAATTGCCGACAAAGAGAAACTACAATGGCGTAAGCCTGTTGGGGAACGGCCCGGCGATTGGAATagtaaattaaaagtatttggAAATTCGGAACAAACATCTGATTACATCATCATGATGCAGAAACCGATAAATCTCAGTCCCAGTGCTTTAAAGAAGTGGTGGCGCAAACGGAAGGAACGCATTGAGAAACACATGCAGCAATATGTTTCTGAGCGACATGAAATACTTGGACCTGAATTAGCTGCAGCGCATTTCTTATTGTATCGTGGGGGTGCGgtaaaatttttacatgaacgcAACTGGATGCGCGCCAACGACGACGGAGAATttgatttaccaaaaaaatatcatcCAGCATTTAAAGTTGAGGGCCTTCGGTGCGACAACATGACACTCTATTATGAAGGATTGGAGAATTTGCGTAATTTGcaagaattaaaatttctttcatttcacAATGTTCGCACATTTGATGACTGGTGCTTGGATCGTGTATCTGCTTCTAGTTATCCAAAGCTAGAAGTTTTGGATATATCGGGAACAAATTGCAAAACGAATGGACTCTCATGTTTATACCGCATCCCCACTCTGAAACTGCTAATAGTGAACGATCCCAAAGAAAGTCTGGAGTTCGAACTAGGATGCTCGATGTTGCAGGAAGTGATACCAAATTTAAAGGTTGTCAATGCTTCATCCATACATAATTTATAg